A stretch of the Brachionichthys hirsutus isolate HB-005 unplaced genomic scaffold, CSIRO-AGI_Bhir_v1 contig_862, whole genome shotgun sequence genome encodes the following:
- the LOC137914290 gene encoding band 3 anion exchange protein-like, which yields MSTMSHQPCPCWKLSVAQSLEPVGGDAEQMDVDPKELMKDQKDRWEGHEDGVWGSSHISYLTFKSLIQLRRSMNTGVTIFDLEERTLASMVEKMVNEMVNKKEIRPGDREGVLKSLLQNRSKSDDPESQALTEGADLQKFSVKERTDESDRVEASMVLVGALDFLERPTVTFVHLKEPTVLESALETPMAVRFVFVMVGPSKADMNYHETGRAMAALMADKVFNQAASKAKSTRELTDAVADFTDCSVVIPPTEIQNEETLTSIIRFQKKLLKGRLQSSSPPPCQESKPHQVSDSAAPPPDDPLSRTGRPFGGMIRDMKKRYKHYKTDITDALNAQVLAAVIFIYFAALSPAITFGGLLAEKVDGMMGVSELLISTSIQGIIFCFVAAQPILVIGFSGPLLVFEEAFFAFCQTQGIEYIVGRVWVGVWLVVIVVVVVAFEGSFLVRFMSRFTQEIFSILISLIFIYETFAKLARTFQAHPLIMNYDHVNSTLENPWHPKVVETLVYDNATSNTTVVVHTIKPPYPNTALLSMCLMLGCFFIAFFLRQFKNGTFLPGKIRRLIGDFGVPISIFLMIVVDYGIQDAYTQKLVVPKGLMVSNPAKRGWLINPFGEHETFPVWLMFASCVPALLVFILIFLESQITTLIISKPERKMVKGSGFHFDLLILVTMGGFSAIFGLPWLSAATVRSVTHANALTVMSKGPKPVIEKVMEQRISGILVALLVGVSIFMEPILKLIPMSALFGIFLYMGVTSLSGIQLWDRMLLLLIPKKYHPDEPYATRVSTGRMHFFTLIQIVCLIILWIIKSSPASLALPFILILTVPLRVLMTGRLFTQLEMKCLDSDDAKVTFEEKPGQDVYYETQMPL from the exons ATGTCCACAATGAGCCATCAGCCATGTCCATGCTGGAAACTATCAGTGGCCCAGAGCCTGGAGCCTGTGGGCGGCGACGCAGAACAA ATGGACGTGGACCCGAAGGAGCTGATGAAGGACCAGAAGGACCGATGGGAGGGACACGAGGATGGGGTGTGGGGTTCCTCACACATCTCCTACCTCACCTTCAAGAGCCTCATCCAGTTGCGTCGCAGCATGAACACAG GTGTGACAATTTTCGATCTTGAAGAGCGGACTTTGGCCAGCATGGTAGAAAAGATGGTCAATGAAATGGTTAACAAGAAGGAGATCAGACCCGGCGACCGGGAAGGCGTGCTCAAATCTCTCCTTCAAAACCGCAG CAAATCAGACGACCCGGAGAGCCAAGCTCTGACTGAAGGGGCCGACCTGCAGAAATTTTCAGTCAAAGAAAGG ACGGATGAATCCGACCGTGTGGAGGCCTCCATGGTGCTCGTGG GAGCTTTGGACTTCCTGGAAAGACCCACAGTAACATTTGTGCACCTGAAGGAACCTACAGTTCTCGAGTCTGCCTTGGAGACCCCAATGGCTGTAcgctttgtctttgtcatgGTGGGCCCCAGCAAGGCTGACATGAACTACCACGAGACTGGCCGCGCAATGGCCGCCCTAATGGCGGATAAA GTGTTCAATCAAGCAGCCTCTAAGGCAAAGAGTACCCGCGAGCTGACGGACGCCGTGGCCGACTTTACGGACTGCAGCGTCGTCATTCCGCCGACTGAAATCCAGAACGAAGAGACGCTCACCTCTATAATCAGATTccagaagaagctgctgaaagGCAGGCTGCAATCTTCCAGTCCACCGCCTTGCCAGGAATCCAAGCCTCATCAGG tttccGACTCTGCTGCGCCTCCACCTGATGACCCGTTGTCCCGGACTGGTCGACCGTTTGGCGGTATGATTCGAGACATGAAGAAACGCTACAAGCACTACAAGACTGACATCACAGACGCTCTCAATGCCCAAGTCCTCGCTGCCGTCATCTTCATCTACTTTGCTGCCCTGTCACCGGCCATCACCTTCGGAGGATTGCTCG CTGAAAAGGTGGACGGTATGATGGGCGtttcagaactcctgatctCCACCAGCATTCAGGGGATCATCTTCTGCTTTGTTGCAGCCCAGCCCATCCTGGTGATCGGCTTCTCCGGTCCTCTCTTAGTGTTTGAGGAGGCCTTCTTCGCC TTCTGCCAGACTCAGGGCATTGAGTATATCGTAGGGAGGGTCTGGGTTGGAGTGTGGCTGGTTGTCATAGTTGTGGTGGTTGTGGCCTTTGAGGGCAGCTTCCTGGTGCGTTTCATGTCACGCTTTACGCAGGAAATCTTCTCCATCCTTatctccctcatcttcatctacGAAACCTTTGCCAAGCTAGCAAGG ACATTTCAGGCCCACCCATTGATCATGAATTATGATCACGTGAATTCAACTCTAGAAAACCCCTGGCACCCAAAGGTGGTGGAGACACTCGTGTATGACAATGCCACCAGCAACACAACAGTTGTCGTCCACACCATTAAACCGCCTTACCCCAACACAGCCCTGCTGTCCATGTGCCTCATGTTGGGCTGCTTCTTTATTGCTTTCTTTCTGCGACAGTTCAAAAACGGCACTTTCCTTCCTGGAAAG ATCAGACGTTTAATTGGGGACTTTGGTGTGCCCATTTCCATTTTCCTCATGATTGTCGTGGACTACGGCATTCAGGACGCCTACACACAG aAACTAGTGGTTCCCAAAGGTCTGATGGTGTCCAACCCAGCCAAAAGAGGCTGGCTCATCAACCCCTTTGGAGAGCATGAGACTTTCCCTGTGTGGTTGATGTTTGCATCCTGTGTCCCGGCTTTACTCGTCTTCATTCTGATCTTTCTGGAGTCTCAGATTACAAC GCTCATTATCAGCAAACCTGAGAGGAAGATGGTCAAAGGATCTGGATTCCACTTTGATTTGCTGATTTTAGTCACCATGGGAGGATTCAGTGCAATATTCGGCCTGCCGTGGCTCAGTGCTGCCACGGTTCGATCCGTCACCCACGCCAATGCCCTCACCGTCATGAGCAAAGGACCAAAGCCTGTGATTGAGAAGGTGATGGAGCAGAGGATCAGTGGCATTCTGGTGGCACTGCTGGTCG GTGTATCCATTTTCATGGAGCCGATCCTGAAGTTGATTCCCATGTCGGCTTTGTTCGGGATCTTTCTTTACATGGGAGTTACCTCACTCAGtggcatccagctgtgggatcGCATGCTGCTTCTGCTCATCCCAAAGAAATACCATCCTGATGAACCCTACGCGACCAGA GTGAGCACAGGACGAATGCACTTCTTCACGCTCATCCAGATAGTGTGCCTAATCATTCTGTGGATTATAAAATCCAGTCCAGCATCCCTGGCacttcccttcatcctcatcctcaccgtCCCTCTACGCGTGCTCATGACTGGGCGTCTTTTCACTCAgctggaaatgaaatgt TTGGATTCTGATGACGCCAAAGTGACTTTCGAGGAGAAACCGGGACAGGATGTATACTATGAAACTCAGATGCCATTGTAG
- the LOC137914289 gene encoding uncharacterized protein, whose product MDCEWRTFKQRFTLYLQAVGLDDKPDARKIAMLLTVAGARAVEAFNTFVFDREEDKADYDAVVTKFDEHWSPKKSEAFTRYVFRSRVQRAAESFGAFVTDLKLKAEACNFGQLRESMIRDQIVFGINDERVRERLLLEMELTLAGAIKMCHANELARQHQKTLGEPRKEEGGGGGGGGVAVATVSGMTLRYRKSINEQQEGTEEFTCERCGSRHARKHCPASGNGLRADVKQEEAEQLITNNVEQDTWNGPLYIKEEVIPVKVETETEDDLTVERDVRPMKIQELPAVSVHERVEKRGDVQFVMLNGQPFYFVPHSVIPAVAAAAAAPPAKPAKAKSKTNRSNKKSDGCHPYVKKPPNAFMQFLNEQRPHVDLSIRLLGNGAVNAALGQKWKSLSQEQQDVYYTKAKQDKELHEQQHPEWSASDNYGTKRKRSRDRKRSDLSHSSA is encoded by the exons ATGGACTGCGAGTGGAGAACGTTCAAGCAGCGGTTCACGCTCTACCTGCAGGCCGTCGGGCTGGACGACAAGCCCGACGCGCGGAAGATCGCGATGCTTCTCACCGTGGCGGGGGCTCGGGCGGTGGAGGCCTTCAACACGTTCGTGTTCGACAGAGAAGAGGACAAGGCGGACTACGACGCGGTCGTGACGAAGTTCGACGAACATTGGTCGCCGAAGAAGAGCGAGGCGTTCACGCGGTACGTGTTCCGCTCGCGCGTACAAAGGGCGGCGGAGAGCTTCGGCGCGTTCGTGACGGACTTGAAGCTGAAAGCGGAGGCGTGTAACTTCGGACAGCTGCGAGAGTCGATGATCCGCGACCAGATTGTGTTCGGAATAAACGACGAACGAGTGAGGGAGAGAttgctgctggaaatggagcttACTTTAGCCGGTGCCATAAAAATGTGCCATGCTAACGAGCTAGCTCGGCAACATCAAAAGACGCTCGGTGAGCCGAGGAAAGaagaagggggaggaggaggaggaggaggcgtcgcTGTGGCAACGGTGTCAGGAATGACGCTCAGGTACAGAAAATCAATAAACGAGCAACAGGAAGGCACAGAAGAGTTTACGTGCGAAAGATGTGGATCCCGACACGCACGTAAACATTGCCCAGCGTCCGGAAATGGCCTCCGGGCTGatgtcaaacaggaagaggctgAACAGTTAATAACAAACAATGTGGAGCAGGACACGTGGAACGGGCCATTGTATATAAAAGAGGAAGTCATTCCTGTCAAAGTGGAAACGGAGACCGAAGACGACTTGACGGTTGAACGTGACGTCAGACCCATGAAG ATTCAGGAGCTCCCGGCGGTGAGCGTCCATGAAAGGGTGGAAAAGCGTGGAGACGTTCAGTTTGTCATGCT GAATGGACAGCCGTTCTACTTTGTCCCGCATTCTGTGATTCCCgccgttgctgctgctgctgctgctcctccagcaaaACCCGCTAAAGCCAAGTCAAAAAC GAATCGTTCCAACAAGAAGTCGGACGGCTGTCATCCGTACGTGAAGAAGCCGCCAAACGCCTTCATGCAGTTCCTGAATGAGCAAAGGCCGCACGTGGACCTCAGCATCCGGCTCCTGGGGAACGGGGCCGTGAACGCGGCTCTGGGGCAGAAG TGGAAGTCGCTGTcgcaggagcagcaggatgtATATTACACAAAAGCTAAACAAGACAAAGAACTCCACGAGCAGCAGCACCCAGAATGGTCGGCGAGCGATAACTAT GgcacgaagaggaagaggagcagagacagaaagcgCTCAGACCTCAGTCATTCATCTGCTTGA
- the LOC137914299 gene encoding SWI/SNF-related matrix-associated actin-dependent regulator of chromatin subfamily D member 2-like, which yields MASRGGFSGSPMNPNMHSLSVGHAAGMRMGYPPRSVNSCPLYPQRSGMSPNRVGPPLGSMGGQLPGPSYGGGNVSMRPGMGPPSMDASRKRFLHHQQQQQEALGGLRRGPKRRKMADKVLPQRIRDLVPESQAYMDLLAFERKLDQTIARKRMEIQEAIKKPIMQKRKLRIYISNTYNPSKPEGEEAEKVSSWELRVEGKLLEEPGKQKKKFSSFFKSLVIELDKELYGPDNHLVEWHRMPTTQETDGFQVKRPGDVNVKCTLLLMLDHQPPQYKLDPRLARLLGVHTQTRANIMQALWLYIKNNKLQDCHEKEYINCNRYFRQIFGCPRMRFSEIPMKLAGLLQHPDPIIINHMISVDPTDQKKTACYDIDVEVDDPLKSQMNSFLSSTTNQQEIAALEMKIHETIEYINQLKTERDFMLSFSNNPQDFIQDWLKSQSRDLKLMTDVTGNPEEERRTEFYQGPWVPEAVGRYIYSRVQQRRQELEQVFGIRLT from the exons ATGGCATCGAGAGGAGGTTTCTCGGGTTCGCCGATGAATCCCAACATGCACAGTTTGAGCGTCGGGCACGCCGCGGGCATGCGGATGGGATACCCCCCGCGCAGCGTGAACAGCTGCCCCCTTTACCCCCAG cgCTCGGGGATGTCACCCAACAGAGTGGGCCCCCCCTTGGGGTCGATGGGGGGCCAGCTGCCTGGCCCGTCTTACGGCGGTGGGAACGTGTCCATGCGGCCGGGCATGGGCCCCCCCAGCATGGATGCCTCCAGGAAGCGGTTccttcatcatcagcagcagcagcaagaggcGCTGGGAGGCCTAAGACGAGG ACCAAAAAGACGCAAAATGGCTGACAAGGTCCTTCCACAGAGG ATCCGAGACCTGGTCCCGGAGTCTCAGGCCTACATGGATCTCTTGGCCTTTGAGAGAAAACTGGATCAAACCATTGCCCGAAAGCGTATGGAGATTCAGGAGGCCATCAAGAAGCCCATTATG CAAAAACGCAAGCTCAGGATCTACATTTCCAACACGTACAACCCCAGCAAGCCCGAGGGCGAGGAGGCAGAGAAGGTGTCCTCGTGGGAACTGAGAGTGGAGGGCAAACTTCTGGAGGAA cctggcaagcagaaaaaaaagttctcATCTTTCTTCAAAAGCCTCGTGATCGAGCTCGACAAGGAGCTCTACGGACCTGACAACCACTTGGTCGAG TGGCACAGAATGCCCACCACTCAGGAGACGGACGGCTTCCAGGTGAAGAGGCCCGGCGACGTGAACGTTAAATGCACCCTCCTGCTCATGCTCGACCACCAG cCCCCCCAGTACAAACTGGACCCACGTCTGGCCCGTCTGCTGGGCGttcacacgcagacacgggccAACATCATGCAGGCTCTTTGGCTCTACATCAAGAACAACAAACTGCAGGACTGTCATGAGAAGGAGTACATTAACTGCAACCGCTACTTCAGACAG ATCTTCGGCTGCCCTCGCATGAGGTTCTCTGAGATTCCCATGAAACTGGCGGGCCTGCTGCAGCACCCTGATCCCATCATTATCAATCACATGATTAG cgTGGACCCCACAGATCAGAAGAAGACGGCGTGCTACGACATCGATGTGGAGGTTGACGACCCGCTGAAGAGCCAGATGAACAGTTTCCTGTCCTCCACAACCAACCAGCAGGAGATTGCTGCGCTGGAGATGAAG ATCCACGAGACCATCGAGTACATCAACCAGCTTAAGACTGAGAGAGACTTCATGCTGAGCTTCAGCAATAATCCACAGGACTTCATCCAAGATTGGCTCAAGTCTCAGAGCAGAGATCTTAAA CTGATGACAGATGTGACAGGAAACccagaagaggagaggcggaCCGAGTTCTACCAGGGGCCCTGGGTACCAGAGGCAGTGGGCAGATACATTTATTCCAGA GTGCAGCAGAGAAGACAAGAGCTGGAGCAGGTTTTCGGTATCCGACTAACCTAA
- the LOC137914308 gene encoding ataxin-7-like protein 3, whose protein sequence is MKMEEVSMSSLDNSKLEGLAQDILSDLVEDACLGLCFEVHRAVKQGYFFLDDTDQESMRGFEIVDQPGLDVFGQVYNQWKNKECVCPNCNRSIAASRFAPHLEKCLGMGRNSSRIANRRIVTGNNANNKSESDQEDNDDVNDNDWSYGAEKKAKKRKSDKNPNSPRRSKSFKHKNNMMGPRRRIDNQESPRMLMKDETFPQ, encoded by the exons ATGAAAATGGAGGAGGTTTCAATGTCCAGCCTGGACAACAGCAAGCTGGAG GGCCTGGCGCAGGACATCCTGTCTGACCTGGTCGAGGACGCGTGCCTGGGTCTCTGCTTTGAGGTCCACAGGGCTGTCAAGCAGGGCTATTTCTTCCTGGATGACACGGACCAAGAAAGCATGAGAGGCTTTG aaattgTGGACCAGCCAGGATTGGACGTGTTTGGCCAGGTGTACAACCAGTGGAAGAACAAGGAGTGCGTGTGTCCGAACTGCAACCGAAGCATTGCTGCCTCGCGTTTTGCCCCGCACCTCGAAAAATGCCTCGGGATGGGACGCAACAGCAGCCGCATAGCCAATCGCAG AATAGTCACTGGTAACAACGCCAACAACAAGTCGGAGAGCGACCAAGAGGACAACGATGACGTCAATGATAACGACTGGTCTTACGGGGCAGAAAAGAAAG caaagaaaagaaaatctgataAG AACCCAAACTCGCCCAGAAGATCCAAATCATTCAAGCATAAGAACA ACATGATGGGTCCCAGACGTCGCATTGACAACCAGGAAAGCCCTCGCATGCTGATGAAAGACGAGACATTCCCTCAATGA